A window of Nitrospirota bacterium contains these coding sequences:
- a CDS encoding PilZ domain-containing protein, producing MSLSGSIDYHRRYPRVNLELKVDFRVLLHENEKDRISLNTTSLGGGGLMFLSPNKLPTGTRLEMRLYHYAHVIEFIAEVVWTEHLVGTETSDFKCGLEFVKISQDDLLHIHHILETHQNIQSGSSN from the coding sequence ATGAGTTTGTCAGGGTCCATTGATTATCATCGAAGATACCCCAGGGTTAATCTCGAACTTAAGGTCGATTTTAGGGTTCTTCTTCATGAAAACGAAAAAGACCGGATTTCGTTGAATACGACATCTCTGGGAGGAGGCGGGTTGATGTTTCTATCTCCCAATAAACTCCCAACTGGCACCCGCCTTGAAATGCGGTTGTATCATTATGCCCATGTCATTGAATTTATTGCGGAAGTTGTCTGGACTGAACATCTGGTCGGAACCGAAACTTCCGATTTTAAATGCGGACTGGAATTTGTCAAAATTTCACAAGATGACCTTCTTCATATTCACCATATTCTCGAAACCCACCAAAATATTCAATCAGGTTCTTCGAATTAA